One genomic region from Glaciimonas sp. PAMC28666 encodes:
- a CDS encoding acyl carrier protein, whose translation MTKEEIYAWVVDVLHDMFEIDKANITPRANLYTDLDIDSIDAVDLVVKLKQFTGKRLQPDAFKAVRTVQDVVDAVAALLEETQ comes from the coding sequence ATGACGAAAGAGGAAATCTATGCTTGGGTTGTTGACGTCTTGCACGACATGTTTGAGATCGACAAAGCAAACATCACACCACGGGCCAACTTATACACAGACCTTGATATTGACAGCATTGACGCAGTTGATCTGGTCGTCAAACTGAAACAGTTTACGGGAAAACGCTTACAACCGGACGCATTTAAAGCCGTCCGCACCGTGCAGGACGTGGTTGATGCGGTAGCCGCATTGCTGGAGGAGACACAATAA
- a CDS encoding acyltransferase, whose amino-acid sequence MSGSHRHWAQINESSFVVGMRLMFWLYRIAGRTPFRLVLYPILGFYLATKPIARHASKDYLWRVRATGLNSDNQQPRSGLPGVFQHFGAFAESILDKLLLWGGLFKTQDVTSTGKELIRENLEAKRGGLLICAHLGNLELCRVLSRQRSGLRITVLVHTKHAKAFNRLLARLDPDSQLNLMQVTELTPVMAMLLAEKVAQGEFVAIAGDRIPVSPHPRVAQATFLGKAAPFPIGPYVLASVLQCPVYLLFTLTIGGRSECHFELFRDAIHLPRKHRNQVLSELAAAYAERLEHYCLKAPLQWFNFYDFWHLSLYDNTNG is encoded by the coding sequence GTGAGCGGGTCACATCGTCATTGGGCGCAAATTAATGAATCCAGTTTTGTGGTCGGCATGCGGTTGATGTTTTGGCTATATCGCATCGCTGGGCGTACGCCTTTCCGCTTAGTGTTATATCCCATTCTCGGTTTCTATCTGGCGACCAAGCCCATCGCACGACATGCATCGAAGGATTATCTGTGGCGGGTGCGGGCAACGGGTCTGAACAGCGACAATCAGCAACCTCGATCCGGATTACCCGGCGTATTCCAGCATTTTGGGGCGTTCGCCGAAAGTATTCTGGACAAGCTGCTGTTATGGGGCGGCTTGTTCAAGACGCAAGATGTCACGAGTACCGGTAAAGAATTAATCCGCGAGAATCTTGAGGCTAAGCGCGGCGGCCTTTTGATCTGCGCCCACCTCGGCAATCTTGAGTTATGTCGGGTGCTTTCGCGGCAGCGTAGCGGCTTGCGTATCACCGTGTTGGTTCATACCAAGCATGCAAAGGCATTCAACCGTTTACTGGCCAGGCTCGATCCCGATAGTCAGTTGAATTTGATGCAGGTGACTGAACTGACCCCCGTGATGGCGATGTTGTTAGCTGAGAAAGTGGCGCAGGGAGAATTTGTTGCCATTGCCGGTGACCGTATTCCCGTGTCGCCCCACCCACGCGTGGCGCAAGCCACTTTTTTAGGGAAGGCCGCCCCGTTTCCGATTGGCCCCTACGTCCTGGCTAGCGTACTGCAATGCCCGGTTTACCTGTTGTTTACATTGACCATCGGCGGTCGTTCCGAATGTCACTTTGAGTTGTTTCGGGATGCCATTCATTTGCCACGCAAGCATCGCAATCAGGTCTTGAGTGAACTAGCCGCCGCGTATGCCGAGCGACTGGAGCACTATTGCTTGAAAGCGCCGTTGCAGTGGTTTAACTTTTACGACTTTTGGCATTTATCACTTTATGACAATACCAACGGATGA
- the hutH gene encoding histidine ammonia-lyase, producing MTIPTDDLNAVSDTFTPDAPDAPDALLRSVCFDRAPLTIEDIVGIASGSARVELSTDPVFLAAITRGADFLDRLLREDGTIYGVTTGYGDSCTVNVPAELVAELPHHLYTYHGCGLGEHFTPAQTRAILAVRLASLSKGYSGVSVGLLEQITRLLKEDLLPLIPAEGSVGASGDLTPLSYLAAVLCGEREVWRDGVKVPAAEALAAVGMTPLRLRPKEGLAIMNGTAVMTALACLAYDRAEYLVRIATRITAMSSFALDGNAHHFDEALFAVKPHVGQQQVAAWLRQDLPAPEAPRNEQRLQDRYSIRCAPHVIGVLADALTWMRQSIENELNSANDNPIIDGENERVLHGGHFYGGHIAFAMDSMKNAVANVADLLDRQMALLVDSRYNHGLPPNLSGAEGPRASINHGLKALQISASAWTAEALKLTMPASVFSRSTECHNQDKVSMGTIAARDCLRVLQLTEQVIAALLISVRQGVWLRCRVDATAKPQENLEGMLEALAKDIEVIKEDRMLEPDLRLLLVRINSKAWDLYA from the coding sequence ATGACAATACCAACGGATGACTTGAACGCCGTCTCTGATACATTCACCCCGGATGCACCGGATGCACCGGATGCACTGCTGCGCAGTGTCTGTTTCGATCGTGCGCCATTAACGATAGAAGATATCGTCGGAATTGCTTCTGGCTCAGCCCGCGTGGAACTATCGACCGATCCCGTGTTTCTTGCGGCGATCACGCGCGGCGCGGATTTTTTGGACCGTCTGTTGAGGGAAGATGGCACTATTTACGGAGTGACGACCGGCTATGGCGATTCCTGTACGGTTAACGTTCCGGCTGAGTTGGTGGCGGAATTGCCGCACCACTTGTACACGTACCACGGCTGTGGACTTGGCGAGCATTTTACGCCTGCCCAGACGCGGGCCATCCTGGCAGTGCGTCTGGCATCACTAAGTAAAGGTTATTCTGGCGTCAGCGTCGGCCTGCTCGAGCAGATTACACGCCTGCTGAAGGAAGACTTGTTGCCATTAATACCAGCCGAGGGATCAGTTGGTGCCAGCGGTGACCTGACGCCCTTATCCTACCTGGCAGCCGTGCTGTGCGGTGAGCGCGAAGTGTGGCGCGATGGCGTTAAAGTACCGGCGGCAGAAGCGTTGGCGGCGGTTGGAATGACACCGCTGCGTTTGCGTCCCAAGGAAGGTCTGGCAATCATGAACGGCACGGCGGTGATGACGGCGCTGGCCTGTCTTGCGTATGATCGCGCAGAATATCTGGTGCGCATCGCAACCAGAATCACCGCAATGTCGAGCTTTGCACTGGATGGTAATGCACATCACTTTGACGAGGCGCTGTTTGCCGTCAAACCCCATGTGGGGCAGCAACAGGTAGCCGCATGGTTGCGGCAGGATTTACCCGCTCCCGAGGCACCACGCAATGAACAGCGCTTGCAGGATCGATATTCGATCCGCTGCGCCCCGCATGTCATCGGCGTGCTCGCCGACGCGCTGACCTGGATGCGGCAATCAATTGAAAATGAACTCAACAGCGCCAACGATAATCCAATCATAGATGGCGAAAATGAACGGGTGCTGCATGGCGGTCACTTTTATGGTGGGCATATTGCCTTTGCCATGGACAGCATGAAAAATGCTGTGGCCAATGTTGCTGATTTGTTAGACCGGCAGATGGCGTTATTAGTCGATAGCCGCTATAACCATGGTTTGCCACCCAACCTTTCAGGGGCCGAAGGCCCGCGGGCGAGTATCAATCACGGCTTGAAAGCGCTACAGATCAGTGCGTCTGCCTGGACTGCAGAAGCGCTAAAACTGACTATGCCAGCGTCGGTGTTTTCGCGCTCTACCGAATGTCATAATCAAGATAAAGTCAGCATGGGAACGATTGCTGCGCGTGATTGCTTAAGGGTTTTACAGCTAACCGAGCAAGTCATTGCAGCGTTGTTGATTAGCGTCCGCCAAGGTGTTTGGTTGCGCTGTCGGGTAGATGCAACGGCCAAACCTCAAGAAAATCTAGAGGGGATGCTGGAAGCTTTGGCGAAAGACATAGAGGTGATCAAAGAAGATCGTATGTTGGAGCCTGATTTACGTTTGTTGTTGGTGCGTATCAATTCGAAAGCATGGGATTTATATGCATAA
- a CDS encoding 1-acyl-sn-glycerol-3-phosphate acyltransferase — MNRYWRIAATGLSFLVFGVVGLWMGLVIFPLMNLFVKERESRTLVARQIIRVMFHTFIGFMRGIGVLRYDIIGLERLQRQGLLILANHPTLLDTVFLMAFVRDADCVVKSLLWDNPFIRGSARAAGYIRNDTGTGLLSDGIASLQRGSNLIIFPEGTRTDGPIIFKRGAANIAIRCCSNVTPVVIHCLPPTLGKGEKWWQVPPDMAHFTIEIKEDIDVRAFVVAAGNDTLAARHLTAHLQNYFRKESHSDGAA, encoded by the coding sequence ATGAACCGCTATTGGCGCATCGCGGCAACCGGCTTAAGTTTTCTGGTGTTCGGGGTCGTCGGATTATGGATGGGATTAGTCATTTTTCCCTTGATGAATTTATTTGTCAAGGAGCGCGAATCGAGGACATTAGTCGCACGCCAGATCATCCGCGTGATGTTTCACACGTTTATAGGATTCATGCGCGGTATAGGCGTTCTGCGCTACGACATTATTGGCTTGGAGCGGTTACAGCGGCAAGGTTTGCTGATTTTGGCAAATCATCCCACTTTGCTGGATACCGTTTTCCTGATGGCGTTTGTTAGGGACGCCGATTGCGTTGTGAAAAGCCTGCTTTGGGATAATCCTTTTATTCGAGGATCGGCACGTGCAGCCGGTTATATACGGAACGATACTGGCACGGGTTTATTATCCGACGGGATTGCCTCTTTGCAGCGGGGCAGCAATTTGATCATTTTCCCCGAAGGCACGCGGACTGATGGACCTATCATTTTCAAACGTGGTGCTGCAAATATTGCAATTCGGTGTTGCTCAAACGTGACACCGGTAGTTATCCATTGTTTGCCACCAACACTGGGAAAAGGCGAAAAATGGTGGCAAGTGCCGCCAGACATGGCACATTTCACTATTGAGATAAAAGAAGATATCGACGTCCGTGCCTTCGTTGTGGCGGCGGGAAATGATACGTTGGCAGCAAGACACTTGACTGCCCATTTGCAGAATTATTTTAGAAAAGAAAGTCATTCCGATGGAGCAGCTTGA
- a CDS encoding AMP-binding protein → MSDFIDLLSLLSGPVVSDIAIPHSERPFAWRDGERLDRAYFLARVDEWRTVFLQTPGASFALYLSDCAEFSCALFGAWQADKIIYLPGDILPATCAALTTVVDGFVGDFSERYLPLTLPKTTQANVNVDDLLDPRQFSHYVHAADRYDFKPLSPDFPGLVIYTSGSTGEPQAVVKKLSQLSTEITTLEALFGHVIGGGADVIATVSHQHIYGLLFKVLWPLTAGRPIHAQQIAFLEELRPLLRRIADRPAILVSSPAHLKRIPASMQPESLHALQAVFSSGGPLSEEVAQAAGQHLGHVPIEVYGSSETGGVGWRQRSFDRSIRASAHSHAQRDESWNVMPAITWRIGLTDSVLEIRSPHLPDDAWFSLADQAQATDENHFVLTGRIDRIVKVEEKRISLNLIEGQLKASGLVADARVLLMDDGPHQRRQKIAAFIVLNDAGRLILAEQGKLSLNRRLRESIAHAIEPIALPRSWHYLVKFPVNAQGKTTRADLLSSAGEVENSLPLNLPVTQRITKPNVRLLDRDMAASRVSLELTVPPDLLYFKGHFDGSPILPGVAQVDWAIAYGREYLPLAPCFLSMHALKFQRVVMPGAVLQLTLMHDVQKSSLTFSITSDEGQHASGRILFGLAPAAEVQRHNSDLISKTQRQVGNSENNLRQQPGTTIASLDKSTPITHGDNMGFHKNESNITGFNPCAVIPVFNHAHAIGSVVAAILSHRLPCILVDDGSSTDCAAVLDALAMAHPGQITLLRHAANLGKGGAVVTGVCHAAQTGYTHALQIDADGQHCTDDIPLFLAQAAARPEALIAGVPQYDDSVPKVRFYARYLTHVMVWINTLSLDIKDSMCGFRVYPLAPFVALVHRRTIGQHMDFDTDVIVRLYWEGMQIINFPTRVGYPSDGVSHFRMVLDNLLISRMHATLFVGMLLRAPTLLVRKFSHRRGRK, encoded by the coding sequence ATGTCTGATTTTATTGATCTGTTGTCCTTGCTAAGTGGGCCAGTGGTATCAGACATTGCCATTCCGCACAGTGAACGTCCGTTCGCATGGCGTGATGGCGAACGCCTTGATCGAGCGTACTTTTTGGCGCGTGTTGACGAGTGGCGAACAGTATTCTTACAGACACCGGGGGCTTCTTTTGCGTTGTATCTCTCCGATTGTGCTGAATTTTCTTGCGCTTTGTTTGGCGCATGGCAAGCGGATAAAATCATTTATCTTCCGGGCGATATATTGCCAGCGACTTGTGCCGCGCTAACGACGGTGGTTGATGGCTTTGTGGGCGATTTTTCGGAGCGCTATCTGCCGCTGACGCTGCCGAAAACAACGCAGGCGAATGTGAATGTGGATGATCTTCTGGATCCGCGCCAGTTTTCGCACTACGTTCATGCTGCCGATCGTTATGACTTCAAACCTCTGTCACCGGACTTTCCGGGCTTAGTGATTTATACATCGGGAAGCACCGGCGAGCCGCAGGCAGTCGTTAAAAAATTGTCTCAATTATCGACGGAGATCACCACGCTGGAAGCTCTTTTCGGACACGTGATCGGTGGTGGTGCTGACGTTATTGCCACCGTGTCGCATCAACATATTTACGGCCTGCTATTCAAGGTATTGTGGCCCTTGACTGCCGGACGTCCCATTCACGCCCAACAAATCGCATTTCTCGAAGAACTACGTCCATTATTGCGCAGGATAGCTGATCGGCCCGCGATACTCGTTTCCAGTCCCGCTCATTTAAAGCGGATTCCAGCATCAATGCAGCCAGAATCGTTGCATGCGTTACAAGCAGTTTTTTCTTCCGGTGGCCCCTTGTCCGAGGAGGTTGCGCAAGCGGCAGGGCAACATCTTGGTCATGTCCCGATTGAGGTCTACGGCAGTTCGGAAACCGGTGGGGTTGGATGGCGTCAACGGTCCTTTGATCGATCTATTCGGGCGAGCGCTCACTCTCATGCGCAGCGAGATGAAAGTTGGAACGTCATGCCTGCGATTACCTGGCGTATTGGCTTAACCGATTCCGTCCTGGAAATTCGTTCGCCGCATCTTCCAGACGACGCTTGGTTTAGTTTGGCAGATCAGGCGCAAGCGACAGATGAAAACCATTTTGTGTTGACCGGTCGCATTGACCGCATTGTTAAAGTGGAAGAGAAGCGAATTTCACTCAACCTGATCGAAGGGCAATTAAAAGCCTCCGGCCTGGTCGCCGATGCGCGCGTGTTGTTAATGGATGATGGACCGCATCAGCGCCGCCAGAAAATTGCTGCCTTCATTGTACTGAACGATGCTGGACGTCTCATCCTCGCAGAGCAGGGAAAATTGTCCTTGAATCGAAGGTTGCGCGAGAGTATCGCGCATGCGATTGAGCCGATTGCACTACCGCGCAGTTGGCACTATCTCGTCAAATTCCCGGTCAATGCGCAGGGCAAAACAACGCGTGCCGATTTGTTATCTTCCGCCGGGGAAGTGGAGAACTCTCTTCCGTTGAACCTACCTGTAACACAGCGTATAACGAAACCGAATGTGCGTTTGTTGGACAGGGATATGGCGGCATCCCGTGTCTCGCTGGAACTCACTGTGCCGCCTGATCTGTTGTATTTCAAAGGCCATTTCGACGGTTCTCCGATATTGCCCGGCGTTGCGCAGGTTGACTGGGCGATAGCATATGGTCGAGAGTATTTACCTCTAGCCCCCTGTTTTTTGAGTATGCATGCGCTTAAGTTTCAGCGTGTGGTCATGCCGGGGGCAGTGCTGCAACTCACACTGATGCATGATGTACAAAAATCTTCTCTGACGTTTAGTATTACATCGGACGAAGGACAGCATGCAAGCGGACGCATTCTGTTCGGACTGGCGCCGGCAGCTGAGGTGCAACGCCATAACAGCGATCTGATAAGTAAAACTCAGCGGCAGGTTGGGAATAGTGAAAACAATCTGAGGCAGCAACCAGGCACTACAATCGCCAGCCTAGATAAATCAACACCCATAACACACGGCGATAATATGGGTTTTCATAAAAATGAATCTAATATTACCGGCTTTAATCCCTGTGCCGTGATTCCGGTCTTCAATCATGCCCATGCCATCGGTTCGGTGGTGGCGGCGATTCTTTCGCATCGACTGCCGTGTATATTAGTCGACGACGGAAGTTCGACGGACTGCGCGGCGGTATTAGATGCGCTGGCAATGGCGCATCCAGGTCAGATCACTCTGCTGCGCCATGCCGCAAATTTGGGAAAGGGTGGGGCAGTGGTGACCGGCGTTTGTCATGCGGCGCAGACGGGCTATACCCATGCTTTGCAAATCGATGCAGACGGGCAGCATTGTACCGATGATATTCCGCTCTTTCTGGCGCAGGCTGCGGCTCGGCCTGAGGCGTTAATTGCTGGTGTGCCACAGTATGATGACAGCGTGCCAAAGGTGCGCTTTTACGCGCGCTATCTGACACATGTCATGGTGTGGATCAACACGTTGTCGTTAGATATCAAAGATTCGATGTGCGGGTTCCGGGTGTATCCACTCGCCCCGTTTGTGGCCTTGGTGCACCGGAGAACAATTGGTCAGCACATGGATTTTGATACCGACGTCATTGTCAGGCTGTATTGGGAGGGGATGCAGATAATCAATTTTCCGACCAGGGTCGGCTACCCGAGCGACGGAGTCTCGCATTTTCGGATGGTGTTGGATAACCTGCTTATTTCTCGTATGCATGCGACCTTATTTGTTGGCATGTTATTGCGTGCGCCGACTTTGCTGGTGAGAAAATTCTCCCATCGACGGGGTAGAAAGTGA
- a CDS encoding outer membrane lipoprotein carrier protein LolA has translation MKRLLSSVILSSIFTLVVRSGLLIVVAASISVSALAAAPIAKIQEMLEKPAVLCGRFDQTKQLMGIKKPLLSNGRFCVVNGKGVLWRTLQPFPNTLRLKRDEIVQMQGDHVAMRLDAKQEPVVRMINSVMFSLVAGDLSQLESLFDIDGSIQGNSWKVALKARQPALAKAIGTLALTGGTTVKSVTINEASGDRTEITFSGVQSGPNAMTAEEGAALD, from the coding sequence ATGAAGCGTTTATTGTCATCCGTCATATTGTCATCCATCTTTACCCTCGTTGTCCGATCCGGCCTTCTGATCGTGGTCGCCGCCTCAATCTCCGTTTCTGCGTTGGCCGCTGCACCTATCGCAAAAATTCAGGAAATGCTGGAAAAACCGGCGGTTTTGTGCGGTCGCTTCGATCAGACCAAGCAGCTGATGGGAATTAAAAAGCCATTACTCTCCAACGGCCGGTTTTGTGTGGTGAATGGTAAAGGTGTTTTATGGCGCACCTTGCAGCCGTTCCCAAATACATTGCGCCTCAAGCGTGACGAGATCGTGCAAATGCAGGGTGACCATGTTGCCATGCGGCTTGACGCCAAACAGGAACCGGTAGTCAGAATGATCAACAGTGTGATGTTTTCTCTGGTGGCGGGTGATTTAAGTCAATTGGAATCCTTATTCGACATCGACGGCAGCATTCAGGGCAATAGCTGGAAAGTCGCATTGAAAGCCCGTCAGCCAGCACTTGCCAAAGCCATCGGCACGCTAGCCCTGACCGGTGGCACCACAGTCAAAAGTGTGACGATTAACGAAGCCAGCGGTGACCGCACGGAAATTACCTTCTCCGGCGTACAAAGCGGTCCCAATGCAATGACCGCCGAAGAAGGGGCTGCGCTTGATTAG
- a CDS encoding DUF2968 domain-containing protein gives MNEIARNTMCRYADGVATSVGMMIVFAALSANVMAQSVNRSSGMAATATASANLPSTSAPATASVLAIDTANSTIGELQQLMQSQAISELRTTYNGNYGSSLLFKADSRTYYVALFQQKNFWRVVKTSSEVQAEQTYKNFVGQTEKLAEVDIRRIKLEADKQYTEQLISTQETRLLALQNDLAVQRQQEQTVSVQQDQARQQAQVLNNKQQSARNQLMVLRNRIRALETQQTIVDGSSIISDKNDKKKQ, from the coding sequence ATGAACGAAATTGCACGCAATACGATGTGCCGATACGCTGACGGTGTGGCGACCAGCGTAGGAATGATGATAGTTTTCGCCGCGTTGTCCGCCAATGTAATGGCGCAGTCAGTAAATCGTTCTTCCGGCATGGCCGCCACCGCAACCGCTAGTGCGAACTTGCCATCAACAAGCGCCCCTGCTACCGCGTCCGTGCTGGCGATAGATACTGCAAACAGTACCATTGGCGAATTGCAGCAGCTAATGCAAAGCCAGGCGATTAGCGAATTGAGGACTACTTATAACGGTAATTATGGGTCCAGCCTGCTTTTTAAAGCGGATTCGAGAACTTATTATGTCGCATTGTTTCAACAAAAAAACTTTTGGAGAGTGGTTAAAACTTCTTCCGAAGTACAAGCTGAGCAAACTTATAAGAACTTTGTGGGGCAAACGGAAAAATTGGCCGAAGTGGACATTCGTCGTATTAAGTTAGAGGCAGATAAGCAATACACTGAGCAATTGATCTCCACCCAGGAAACCCGCTTATTGGCGCTTCAAAATGATCTGGCAGTACAACGGCAGCAGGAACAAACCGTCTCAGTCCAACAAGACCAAGCGCGTCAACAAGCGCAGGTATTGAACAACAAGCAACAGTCTGCCCGCAACCAACTGATGGTGCTGAGAAATCGTATTCGTGCTTTAGAGACGCAGCAAACCATCGTTGACGGAAGTAGCATAATTAGTGATAAAAATGATAAGAAAAAACAATAA
- a CDS encoding beta-ketoacyl synthase chain length factor translates to MSPDRAINGVQFSIAAHAAWAPGLETDGDWRTWAQSRFLIQGDSEPRVLSMPAMLRRRAGAVGKMALEVAYRCLDGRVDVPTVFCSRHGECARSVGLLQDLVKEVPLSPTSFSLSVHNATAGLFSIARHDQANHSALSAGDSGVEHALIEACGLLADGAAEVLLVVYDGLLPDEFSEFRDCADQPFAWAWLVKPPVKNGTGTVSLTWGAMENHPAEEYVCLANKTDTINPTIRQPAGLDILAFQLRHDRELIRLVDNRRWWWRHSHAVMPQHNDILAARDGDE, encoded by the coding sequence ATGAGTCCAGACCGCGCAATCAATGGAGTGCAGTTCTCAATCGCAGCGCATGCTGCCTGGGCACCCGGACTGGAAACAGACGGTGACTGGCGCACTTGGGCGCAGAGTCGTTTTCTCATTCAAGGTGATTCGGAACCGCGGGTCTTATCGATGCCTGCAATGTTGAGGCGGCGGGCTGGAGCGGTTGGAAAAATGGCTCTGGAGGTTGCTTATCGCTGTCTCGATGGACGAGTAGACGTTCCCACGGTATTTTGTTCGCGGCACGGCGAATGCGCTCGCTCGGTGGGGTTGCTGCAGGATCTGGTAAAAGAAGTACCGTTGTCCCCGACTTCTTTTAGTCTGTCGGTACACAATGCAACCGCGGGCTTGTTTTCGATCGCGCGCCACGATCAGGCAAATCACAGTGCCTTATCTGCAGGTGACAGTGGCGTCGAGCATGCATTGATCGAAGCTTGTGGGCTATTGGCGGATGGAGCGGCCGAAGTATTATTGGTCGTCTATGATGGTCTGCTGCCGGATGAATTTAGCGAATTCCGGGATTGCGCAGATCAACCGTTCGCCTGGGCTTGGCTTGTCAAGCCACCTGTTAAGAATGGTACAGGAACAGTATCCCTGACCTGGGGTGCGATGGAAAACCATCCGGCGGAAGAGTACGTTTGCCTAGCTAATAAGACTGATACGATCAACCCAACTATTCGTCAACCGGCTGGGCTGGATATCCTAGCGTTTCAACTTCGACATGATCGCGAGTTGATCCGATTAGTCGACAACCGTCGCTGGTGGTGGCGACATAGCCACGCCGTAATGCCTCAACACAATGACATCCTTGCGGCTCGCGATGGTGACGAGTGA
- a CDS encoding thioesterase family protein: protein MHKKASRWSAEIALQIQFYDLDPMEIVWHGNYIKYMEQARCALLDSIAYNYSEMKESGYAWPVIDLHLRYVHPATFGQCITVRASVVEWENRLKIDYLITDRASGQRLTKGTTTQVAVAIATREMCFASPAVLFQKLGIAAP, encoded by the coding sequence ATGCATAAAAAAGCAAGCCGCTGGTCGGCCGAGATCGCCTTGCAAATACAGTTTTATGATCTGGACCCGATGGAAATTGTCTGGCATGGTAATTATATTAAGTATATGGAGCAGGCCCGTTGCGCGCTGCTCGATTCCATAGCGTATAACTATTCGGAAATGAAGGAGTCGGGCTACGCCTGGCCGGTGATCGATCTCCATCTTCGTTATGTGCACCCAGCCACATTCGGTCAATGCATTACTGTCCGGGCGAGTGTTGTCGAGTGGGAAAACCGGCTGAAAATAGATTATTTAATCACCGATAGGGCCAGCGGCCAGCGCCTGACCAAAGGCACCACCACGCAAGTTGCGGTCGCCATCGCAACCCGTGAAATGTGTTTTGCATCGCCTGCTGTGTTATTTCAAAAATTAGGAATTGCCGCACCATGA
- a CDS encoding phosphopantetheine-binding protein codes for MEQLETEVKQVIIDVLQLEDITTAEIDTDAPLFGDGLGLDSIDALELGVAIQKRYGISLSADSAETRNHFASVRALAAMIASNRKK; via the coding sequence ATGGAGCAGCTTGAAACCGAGGTAAAGCAGGTCATTATTGATGTCTTGCAACTTGAGGATATTACAACGGCGGAAATCGATACGGATGCGCCACTATTTGGCGATGGACTTGGACTAGACTCGATTGATGCACTCGAACTTGGTGTGGCAATCCAGAAGCGTTACGGTATTTCATTATCGGCAGATTCGGCGGAAACGCGTAACCATTTTGCTTCGGTACGCGCGTTAGCCGCGATGATTGCCAGCAACAGAAAAAAATGA
- a CDS encoding DUF1289 domain-containing protein produces MSESRRERPDTPCVAVCSTTFDDVCRGCGRTVNEVAHWVFMTDEEKTVVWERITVEGYPKRRG; encoded by the coding sequence ATGTCCGAGTCTCGCCGGGAACGTCCCGATACCCCTTGTGTTGCCGTTTGTTCCACCACGTTTGATGATGTCTGCCGGGGATGCGGACGCACTGTCAACGAAGTCGCGCATTGGGTATTTATGACTGATGAGGAGAAAACAGTTGTTTGGGAACGTATCACTGTGGAAGGTTATCCGAAGCGACGGGGCTAA